The Collimonas fungivorans Ter331 genome has a segment encoding these proteins:
- a CDS encoding DUF2244 domain-containing protein translates to MIKREWDLRRNCAIAPRQLGFFYAILCATSFAVAIGFTLHGAWFVLVFAVLEMAAVAAAFLVYAWHATDREHIAMLDDYLLVELIQAQEVRRFKLDLHAIRIAVQETNKGLIDIEALGTRVEVGRFLTKWKRREFVLELRQELQRNQVTSG, encoded by the coding sequence ATGATTAAGCGAGAATGGGACTTGAGGCGTAACTGCGCAATCGCGCCGCGCCAACTTGGTTTTTTCTATGCAATCCTCTGCGCCACGTCGTTTGCCGTGGCGATCGGCTTTACCTTGCACGGCGCCTGGTTTGTCCTGGTGTTTGCGGTCCTGGAAATGGCGGCGGTTGCTGCCGCATTCCTGGTCTATGCATGGCACGCCACGGACCGCGAGCACATAGCTATGCTGGACGATTACCTGCTTGTGGAATTGATACAGGCACAGGAAGTTCGACGATTCAAGCTGGATTTACATGCGATCCGGATTGCGGTGCAAGAGACAAACAAGGGCCTGATAGACATCGAGGCGCTTGGCACCAGGGTCGAAGTAGGGCGGTTTTTGACGAAATGGAAGCGGCGCGAGTTTGTTCTGGAGCTGCGGCAGGAGCTACAGCGCAACCAAGTGACCAGTGGTTGA
- a CDS encoding acyl-CoA dehydrogenase family protein, with protein MDFELSEEQRAFQQTARDFATGELAPHAAKWDAEAIFPTDVIAKAGELGFCGLYTPEEVGGLGLSRLDATIVFEELARGCTSTTAYLTIHNMVSWMIANWATPAVKDAWCGKLALGQKLGSYCLTEPGSGSDAASLKTSAVLTDGHYVINGSKAFISGAGSTNVLVLMARTGAGGAHGVSAFVVPADAAGISYGRKEEKMGWNSQPTRTISFDNVRIPADHLLGQEGEGFRLAMRGLDGGRINIATCSVGTAQAALDAAHAYMSERRQFNRPLSDFQALQFKLADMQTELVAARQMVRLAACKLDAKDPNATTYCAMAKRFATDIGFQICNEALQIHGGYGYIREYPLERHFRDVRVHQILEGTNEIMRVIIARQLLGNASNEDIR; from the coding sequence ATGGATTTCGAATTATCAGAGGAGCAACGCGCGTTCCAGCAGACCGCGCGCGATTTCGCCACAGGAGAACTGGCGCCGCATGCCGCCAAATGGGATGCCGAAGCCATTTTCCCGACCGATGTCATCGCCAAGGCTGGCGAACTGGGTTTCTGCGGCCTGTACACGCCGGAAGAAGTGGGCGGCCTGGGTTTGTCGCGGCTGGACGCCACCATCGTGTTTGAGGAACTGGCGCGCGGCTGCACCTCGACCACGGCTTACCTGACGATCCACAACATGGTGAGCTGGATGATCGCCAACTGGGCCACGCCGGCAGTGAAAGATGCGTGGTGCGGCAAGCTGGCGCTCGGCCAGAAGCTGGGTTCGTACTGCCTGACTGAACCCGGTTCGGGTTCCGATGCCGCCTCCCTCAAGACCAGCGCGGTGCTGACCGACGGCCATTACGTCATCAACGGCTCCAAGGCATTCATTTCCGGCGCCGGTTCCACCAATGTGCTGGTGCTGATGGCGCGCACCGGCGCCGGCGGCGCGCATGGCGTTTCCGCCTTCGTGGTGCCGGCCGATGCGGCAGGCATCAGCTATGGCCGCAAGGAAGAAAAGATGGGCTGGAACAGCCAGCCGACGCGCACCATCAGTTTCGACAATGTCCGGATTCCCGCCGACCACCTGCTGGGGCAAGAGGGCGAAGGCTTCCGCCTGGCGATGCGCGGCCTCGACGGCGGCCGCATCAATATCGCTACCTGCTCGGTCGGTACCGCGCAGGCGGCGCTGGATGCAGCGCATGCATACATGAGCGAACGGCGGCAATTCAACCGGCCGCTGTCGGATTTCCAGGCGCTGCAGTTCAAGCTGGCCGACATGCAGACCGAGCTGGTGGCAGCGCGCCAGATGGTGCGCCTGGCCGCTTGCAAGCTGGATGCCAAGGACCCGAATGCGACTACCTACTGCGCGATGGCGAAACGTTTTGCCACCGATATCGGCTTCCAGATCTGCAACGAAGCGCTGCAGATCCACGGCGGTTACGGGTACATCCGCGAGTATCCGCTGGAACGCCATTTCCGCGATGTGCGGGTGCACCAGATCCTGGAAGGCACCAATGAAATCATGCGTGTGATCATTGCCCGCCAATTGCTGGGCAACGCATCCAACGAGGACATCCGATGA
- a CDS encoding enoyl-CoA hydratase, with protein sequence MTDTIYTNLRLEIVGHTAIVTMANPPANTWTGAALRDLTRLVQDLNADKNIYSLVLTGEGEKFFCAGADLKLFADGDKVMARDMARRFGEAFETLSGFRGVSIAAINGYAMGGGLECALACDLRIAEEHAQMALPEAAVGLLPCAGGTQNLPWLVGEGWAKRMILCGERVTADTALRIGLVEEVVKKGEVRQRALALAEQVAKQSPSSISACKKLIQGARSNPLANLLPVERELFLDLFDTEDQKEGVNAFLQKRPAVWSNQ encoded by the coding sequence ATGACTGACACGATCTATACCAACCTGCGGCTGGAAATCGTCGGCCACACCGCCATCGTCACGATGGCCAATCCGCCGGCCAATACCTGGACCGGCGCTGCCTTGCGCGACCTGACGCGCCTGGTCCAGGACCTGAACGCGGACAAGAATATCTACAGCCTGGTGCTCACTGGCGAAGGCGAGAAGTTCTTTTGTGCCGGCGCCGACCTGAAACTGTTTGCCGATGGCGACAAGGTCATGGCGCGCGACATGGCGCGCCGCTTCGGCGAGGCATTCGAAACCCTGTCCGGTTTCCGCGGCGTCTCGATTGCGGCCATCAACGGCTACGCCATGGGCGGCGGCCTGGAGTGCGCCCTGGCCTGCGACTTGCGCATCGCCGAGGAGCACGCGCAGATGGCTTTGCCCGAAGCCGCGGTCGGTCTTCTGCCATGCGCCGGCGGCACCCAGAACCTGCCATGGCTGGTGGGCGAAGGCTGGGCCAAGCGCATGATCTTGTGCGGCGAGCGGGTCACTGCCGACACGGCGCTGCGCATCGGCCTGGTCGAAGAAGTGGTCAAGAAAGGCGAGGTCCGGCAGCGCGCCCTGGCGCTGGCTGAACAGGTTGCCAAACAGAGCCCGTCCAGCATCAGCGCTTGCAAGAAACTGATCCAGGGCGCGCGCAGCAATCCGCTGGCGAACTTGCTGCCGGTGGAGCGCGAATTGTTCCTTGACCTGTTTGATACCGAAGATCAGAAGGAGGGCGTGAATGCCTTCCTGCAAAAACGTCCGGCTGTATGGAGTAATCAATGA
- a CDS encoding SURF1 family protein: MVTVLLVVLGIALAQWQTRRGDQKQAIESRLLRREADATVRLGAALQVQDVDQLEFRRMALRGEFIAGWPVYLDNRPLNGVAGFYVLMPFKLAASDTGVANYILVARGWLPRDPADRSKLPSYPTPAGTVEIEGLVRRDFGHVLQLGDAAPLRPQAIVQNLAVSEFATASKFKLQPFVIEQTSNTEDHLLRDWPRPSLGIEKHRGYAFQWYALAAMALIFFVVTGFRRGPENTDKPAQSG, translated from the coding sequence GTGGTGACCGTATTGCTGGTGGTGCTGGGCATCGCGTTGGCACAATGGCAAACCCGGCGCGGCGACCAGAAGCAGGCGATTGAAAGCAGGCTGCTGCGGCGCGAAGCCGACGCCACCGTCAGGCTTGGCGCTGCCTTACAGGTGCAGGACGTCGACCAGTTGGAGTTTCGGCGCATGGCGCTGCGCGGTGAATTTATTGCCGGCTGGCCGGTCTATCTCGACAACCGTCCCTTGAACGGCGTGGCAGGCTTTTATGTGCTGATGCCGTTCAAGCTGGCGGCGTCGGACACGGGGGTGGCTAACTACATCTTGGTGGCGCGCGGCTGGCTGCCGCGCGATCCGGCCGATCGCAGCAAGCTGCCGTCTTACCCGACGCCGGCCGGCACGGTCGAGATAGAAGGGCTGGTCAGGCGCGATTTCGGCCATGTCCTGCAGCTGGGCGATGCCGCTCCCTTGCGCCCTCAGGCGATTGTGCAGAACCTGGCGGTCAGCGAATTTGCCACTGCCAGCAAGTTCAAGCTGCAGCCGTTCGTGATCGAGCAGACCAGCAACACCGAAGACCATTTGCTGCGCGACTGGCCCCGGCCCTCGCTCGGTATCGAAAAGCACCGCGGCTACGCGTTCCAGTGGTATGCGCTGGCCGCGATGGCCTTGATTTTTTTTGTTGTGACAGGATTTAGACGTGGACCAGAAAACACCGACAAGCCAGCCCAGTCCGGCTGA
- a CDS encoding cytochrome c oxidase subunit 3 — translation MSSQQGSAPYYFVPGPSRWPVLGGLALLATMAGAAAWVNSVVWGPELCAIGILSFLVVLYKWFGDSIRESEGGMYSARIDTSYRWSMSWFIFSEVMFFAAFFGALFYARSIAMPWLGDLDNKLLWPDFAAHWGNAGPAGTIESFSTMGPFPIPTINTALLLASGVTLTISHHALRAGHRGKTAFWLFVTIALGATFMGFQAAEYIEAYSDFNLKLTSGVYGSTFFLLTGFHGFHVTIGAIMLSVVLFRVLKGHFTPEHHFAFEGAAWYWHFVDVVWLGLYVVVYWL, via the coding sequence ATGAGTTCTCAACAAGGTAGTGCGCCATACTATTTCGTCCCTGGACCATCCAGGTGGCCGGTGCTGGGCGGCCTCGCGCTGCTGGCGACGATGGCCGGCGCCGCGGCATGGGTCAACAGCGTCGTGTGGGGCCCTGAGCTGTGCGCTATCGGCATCTTGTCGTTCCTGGTGGTGCTCTACAAGTGGTTCGGCGATTCCATCCGTGAATCCGAGGGCGGCATGTACAGCGCGCGCATCGATACCTCGTACCGCTGGAGCATGAGCTGGTTCATCTTCTCCGAAGTGATGTTTTTCGCGGCGTTTTTCGGCGCCTTGTTCTACGCCCGCAGCATTGCCATGCCGTGGCTGGGCGATCTGGACAACAAGCTGCTGTGGCCGGATTTTGCCGCGCACTGGGGCAATGCAGGCCCGGCCGGCACCATCGAATCCTTCAGCACCATGGGGCCGTTCCCGATCCCGACCATCAACACCGCCTTGCTGCTCGCTTCCGGCGTCACGCTGACCATTTCCCACCACGCGCTGCGCGCCGGCCACCGCGGCAAGACCGCATTCTGGCTGTTTGTCACGATCGCGCTGGGCGCAACCTTCATGGGCTTCCAGGCTGCCGAATACATCGAAGCGTATAGCGACTTCAACCTGAAGCTGACTTCCGGCGTCTACGGTTCGACCTTCTTCCTGCTGACCGGCTTCCACGGTTTCCACGTCACCATCGGCGCCATCATGCTGTCGGTCGTGCTGTTCCGTGTGCTCAAAGGGCATTTCACCCCGGAACACCATTTCGCATTCGAAGGCGCGGCCTGGTACTGGCACTTTGTGGACGTGGTCTGGCTTGGCCTGTACGTCGTGGTGTACTGGCTGTAA
- a CDS encoding fasciclin domain-containing protein produces MRKLTYALTLSTTLLAAGAAYAEDTVMVGGQSMYPSKDIVDNAVNSADHTTLVAAVKAAGLVDTLKGKGPFTVFAPTNAAFAKLPAGTVETLVKPENKATLTKILTYHVVPGRYGYAKLESAIKQGNGKAELATASGGKLTFMQNGPHNIAVMDEGGHSANISTYDVNQSNGVINVIDTVLMPK; encoded by the coding sequence ATGCGCAAACTTACCTATGCTTTGACTTTATCCACAACCCTGCTGGCCGCCGGCGCGGCCTATGCAGAAGATACCGTGATGGTCGGCGGACAAAGCATGTATCCCAGCAAGGACATCGTCGACAACGCTGTCAATTCGGCCGACCACACCACCCTGGTCGCCGCGGTAAAGGCCGCCGGCCTGGTGGATACGCTGAAAGGCAAGGGGCCGTTCACGGTCTTTGCTCCCACCAATGCCGCCTTCGCCAAGCTGCCGGCCGGTACCGTGGAAACCCTGGTCAAGCCGGAAAACAAGGCAACCCTGACCAAAATCCTGACGTATCACGTGGTGCCGGGCCGCTACGGTTACGCCAAGCTGGAAAGCGCCATCAAGCAAGGCAATGGCAAGGCTGAGCTGGCGACCGCCAGCGGCGGCAAGCTGACCTTCATGCAAAACGGCCCGCACAATATTGCCGTCATGGATGAGGGCGGCCATAGCGCCAATATCAGTACTTATGACGTGAATCAGTCGAATGGCGTGATCAACGTGATCGATACCGTATTGATGCCTAAATAG
- a CDS encoding twin transmembrane helix small protein produces the protein MKIVVAIAFILIIGSLASALVFLMRDKGKSNRTVQALTMRVGFSVALFILLLVLYKLGYIQPTGLH, from the coding sequence ATGAAAATCGTCGTCGCCATCGCCTTCATCCTGATTATCGGCAGCCTTGCCTCGGCGCTGGTGTTCCTGATGCGCGACAAAGGTAAAAGCAACCGCACGGTGCAAGCCCTGACCATGCGCGTCGGCTTTTCAGTCGCCCTGTTCATCCTGCTGCTGGTCCTGTACAAGCTCGGTTATATCCAGCCGACCGGGCTGCACTAA
- a CDS encoding enoyl-CoA hydratase/isomerase family protein, translating into MMAEVTMAPALFEELTAENGKRIGVATLNVEKTLNAISLEMVDLLDQQLRAWAADPQLAMVVLQAAGEKAFCAGGDLQGLYRTMLDQHAAGKQEDIRSNTYACDFFEREYRLDYLIHTYSKPILAWGHGIVMGGGIGLMAGASHRVVTEKSRLAMPEITIGLYPDVGGTWFLNRMPGQVGLFLALSGASIGAADAIFARLADYQVSHAQKQAVLAALLSQPWDGGQDDVLLSRILLDAQDQGAAAFAGAPAPLQQHFALINQLCSAPTLAEVVENIVTLAADDQWLQRGIATLAAGSPASAWLSHALQKRARHMSLAEIFRLEYVVSLHCAARTDFAEGIRALIIDKDRQPKWQPATLAAVTNDWGNGFFSDPWSGKNHPLADLI; encoded by the coding sequence ATGATGGCAGAAGTGACTATGGCGCCGGCTTTGTTCGAAGAGCTGACGGCTGAAAATGGCAAGCGCATCGGCGTCGCCACGCTGAACGTCGAAAAGACGCTGAATGCGATATCGCTGGAAATGGTCGATTTGCTGGACCAGCAGTTGCGTGCGTGGGCCGCCGATCCGCAACTGGCGATGGTGGTGCTGCAGGCGGCCGGCGAAAAGGCTTTTTGCGCCGGCGGCGATTTGCAGGGTTTGTATCGCACCATGCTCGACCAGCATGCAGCGGGCAAGCAGGAAGACATCCGCAGCAATACTTATGCCTGCGATTTTTTCGAGCGCGAATACCGGCTCGATTACCTGATTCATACTTATTCCAAGCCTATCCTGGCCTGGGGCCATGGCATCGTGATGGGCGGCGGCATCGGCCTGATGGCGGGCGCCAGCCACCGCGTGGTGACCGAGAAATCGCGGCTGGCGATGCCGGAGATAACGATCGGCCTGTATCCGGACGTGGGCGGCACCTGGTTCCTGAACCGGATGCCGGGGCAGGTCGGCTTGTTCCTGGCCTTGAGCGGCGCCTCCATCGGTGCGGCCGACGCCATTTTTGCACGGCTCGCCGATTACCAGGTCAGCCACGCGCAAAAGCAGGCGGTGTTGGCGGCTTTGCTGAGCCAGCCGTGGGACGGCGGGCAGGACGATGTCCTGTTGAGCCGGATTTTGCTGGATGCCCAGGACCAGGGCGCGGCAGCTTTCGCGGGCGCACCGGCTCCGCTGCAGCAGCATTTCGCATTGATCAACCAGCTATGCAGCGCGCCTACCCTGGCGGAAGTGGTGGAAAATATCGTCACGCTGGCAGCCGATGACCAGTGGCTGCAACGAGGCATCGCCACCCTGGCCGCCGGCAGCCCCGCTTCGGCCTGGCTGTCGCACGCCCTGCAGAAACGGGCGCGGCACATGTCGCTGGCGGAAATATTCCGTCTCGAATATGTGGTTTCCCTCCACTGCGCCGCCCGCACCGATTTTGCCGAAGGCATCCGCGCCCTGATCATCGACAAGGACCGCCAGCCGAAATGGCAGCCCGCAACTTTGGCTGCGGTCACCAACGATTGGGGCAACGGCTTTTTCAGCGATCCGTGGTCCGGGAAAAACCATCCTTTGGCAGATTTGATATAA
- a CDS encoding DsrE family protein → MQRRNILWTMFSSIGAAAVLAGTASRANAANAAGVDKAKVAYHLSELDKTGFVLGNIQNHFDGMGGPDQVKINLVIHGAALKAFHSAQASPELSAHVAELAKMGLGLSACVNTMKAQNVSLKDLLPGFSVADKGAVVLLADLQSQGYAYLRP, encoded by the coding sequence ATGCAGCGACGCAACATTCTGTGGACCATGTTTTCATCAATCGGCGCGGCGGCGGTCCTTGCCGGAACCGCGTCGCGCGCCAATGCGGCAAACGCTGCGGGCGTGGATAAAGCCAAAGTCGCTTATCACCTGAGCGAACTTGATAAAACCGGTTTCGTACTCGGCAATATCCAGAATCACTTTGACGGCATGGGCGGGCCGGACCAGGTCAAGATCAATCTGGTCATACATGGCGCGGCGCTCAAGGCGTTTCACTCGGCGCAGGCAAGCCCGGAATTGAGCGCGCACGTGGCCGAGCTGGCAAAAATGGGACTCGGGCTGAGTGCCTGTGTCAATACCATGAAGGCACAGAACGTATCGCTGAAAGATCTGCTGCCGGGTTTTAGCGTTGCCGACAAAGGCGCGGTTGTGCTGCTCGCCGACCTGCAGTCGCAGGGCTACGCTTATTTGAGGCCATGA
- the ctaD gene encoding cytochrome c oxidase subunit I → MSTTAVDHAHDHSHDDHAHHDHPHGWRRWLFATNHKDIGTLYLWFSFTMLLSGGVLALLIRAELFQPGLQFFKPEFFNQLTTMHGLIMVFGAIMPAFVGFANWMIPLQIGASDMAFARMNNFSFWLMPPAALLLLTSFLVPGGATAAGWTLYAPLSTQMGPGMDMAIFAIHIMGASSIMGSINIITTILNMRAPGMTLMKMPMFCWTWLITAYLLIAVMPVLAGAITMTLTDRHFGTSFFNAAGGGDPVMYQHIFWFFGHPEVYIMILPAFGIVSQIIPAFARKQLFGYASMVYATASIAILSFIVWAHHMFTTGMPVTAQLFFMYATMLIAVPTGVKIFNWIATMWRGSMTFETPMLFALGFIFVFTMGGFTGLILAVTPIDIQMQDTYYVVAHFHYVLVAGSLFGLFAGYYYWSPKWTGFMYSERRGQIHFWNSLFWFNVTFFPMHFLGLAGMPRRYADYPAQFTDFNMLASIGALGFGLSQVYFLFFVIIPSIKGGKKAADKPWDGAEGLEWTVPSPAPFHTFETPPTFK, encoded by the coding sequence ATGAGCACTACCGCAGTCGATCACGCACACGATCATTCTCACGACGACCACGCGCACCACGACCATCCGCACGGCTGGCGGCGCTGGCTGTTCGCTACCAACCACAAGGACATCGGCACCTTGTATCTGTGGTTCTCGTTCACCATGCTGCTGTCGGGCGGCGTGCTGGCGCTGCTGATCCGCGCCGAGCTGTTCCAGCCCGGCCTGCAGTTCTTCAAGCCTGAATTCTTCAACCAGCTGACCACCATGCACGGCCTGATCATGGTGTTCGGCGCGATCATGCCGGCCTTCGTCGGCTTCGCCAACTGGATGATCCCGCTGCAGATCGGCGCCTCCGACATGGCGTTTGCGCGGATGAACAATTTCTCGTTCTGGCTGATGCCGCCGGCTGCCTTGCTGCTGCTGACCTCGTTCCTGGTGCCGGGCGGCGCGACTGCTGCCGGCTGGACGCTGTACGCTCCGCTGTCGACCCAGATGGGCCCTGGCATGGACATGGCGATTTTCGCCATCCACATCATGGGCGCGTCGTCGATCATGGGTTCGATCAACATCATCACCACCATCCTCAACATGCGCGCGCCTGGCATGACGCTGATGAAGATGCCGATGTTCTGCTGGACCTGGCTGATCACCGCCTACCTGCTGATCGCCGTGATGCCCGTGCTGGCCGGCGCCATCACCATGACCCTGACCGACCGTCATTTCGGCACTTCCTTCTTTAACGCCGCCGGCGGCGGCGACCCGGTGATGTACCAGCACATCTTCTGGTTCTTCGGCCACCCCGAGGTCTATATCATGATCTTGCCGGCGTTCGGCATCGTGTCGCAGATCATCCCGGCATTCGCCCGCAAGCAATTGTTTGGCTACGCATCGATGGTGTACGCCACGGCGTCGATCGCGATCCTGTCGTTCATCGTCTGGGCCCACCACATGTTCACCACCGGCATGCCGGTGACTGCGCAGCTGTTCTTCATGTACGCCACCATGCTGATCGCGGTGCCTACCGGCGTCAAGATCTTCAACTGGATCGCTACCATGTGGCGCGGTTCGATGACATTCGAAACACCGATGCTGTTCGCGCTCGGCTTCATCTTCGTGTTCACCATGGGCGGTTTCACCGGCCTGATCCTGGCGGTGACGCCGATCGATATCCAGATGCAGGATACCTACTATGTGGTGGCCCATTTCCACTACGTGCTGGTGGCAGGCTCGCTGTTCGGGCTGTTCGCCGGCTACTACTACTGGAGTCCGAAGTGGACCGGTTTCATGTACAGCGAAAGACGCGGTCAGATCCATTTCTGGAATTCCCTGTTCTGGTTCAACGTCACGTTCTTCCCGATGCACTTCCTGGGCCTGGCCGGCATGCCGCGCCGCTACGCCGACTACCCGGCGCAGTTCACCGATTTCAACATGCTGGCTTCGATCGGCGCCCTGGGTTTCGGCCTGAGCCAGGTCTACTTCCTGTTCTTCGTGATCATTCCATCGATCAAGGGCGGCAAGAAAGCAGCCGACAAGCCATGGGACGGCGCCGAAGGACTGGAATGGACTGTGCCTAGCCCAGCGCCTTTCCATACTTTCGAAACGCCACCGACCTTTAAATAA
- a CDS encoding cytochrome c oxidase assembly protein, with protein MADPADSQANQGKVESRKLNKQMLGKLLVIAVLMFGFGYGLVPVYKKICEVTGVNFLTPKDATVEAPANTQVDKSRTITVEFDGNSQGPWRFRPTVSSLQVHPGEMTQVVYEVVNKQSRKMDAQAIPSYAPQQAAAFFKKVECFCFTQQTLGPNQAKEMPVVFYIDPAIPKDVKLITLSYTFFEIAGQPDKAG; from the coding sequence ATGGCCGATCCTGCAGATAGCCAAGCAAACCAGGGCAAGGTCGAATCGCGGAAGCTGAACAAGCAAATGCTGGGCAAGCTGCTGGTGATTGCGGTATTGATGTTCGGTTTCGGTTATGGCCTGGTGCCGGTATATAAAAAGATCTGCGAGGTCACCGGCGTCAATTTCCTGACGCCGAAAGACGCCACAGTGGAAGCGCCGGCCAATACCCAGGTCGACAAGAGCCGCACGATTACCGTTGAATTCGACGGCAATTCGCAAGGCCCCTGGCGTTTCAGGCCGACGGTCAGCAGCCTGCAGGTGCATCCGGGCGAAATGACGCAGGTGGTGTATGAGGTGGTGAACAAGCAGTCGCGCAAGATGGATGCCCAGGCGATTCCAAGTTATGCGCCGCAGCAGGCGGCGGCTTTCTTCAAGAAAGTCGAATGTTTCTGTTTTACCCAGCAGACCCTGGGCCCGAACCAGGCCAAGGAAATGCCGGTGGTGTTTTACATAGATCCTGCTATACCTAAAGATGTAAAGCTGATCACGCTGTCCTATACGTTCTTTGAAATTGCAGGGCAGCCGGACAAGGCAGGCTGA
- a CDS encoding DUF2970 domain-containing protein has translation MSDLEQASRRKASFGATMKAVFWSFFGVRKRKDYENDAASLNPVHVVIAGILGALIFIAILITIVKLVVAK, from the coding sequence ATGTCGGACCTGGAGCAAGCAAGCCGCCGTAAAGCCTCATTTGGCGCCACCATGAAAGCGGTATTCTGGTCGTTTTTCGGCGTGCGCAAGAGAAAAGATTATGAAAACGATGCCGCCAGCCTGAATCCAGTGCATGTAGTGATCGCCGGCATACTCGGCGCCCTGATTTTCATTGCGATCCTGATCACCATCGTGAAACTGGTTGTCGCTAAATAA
- the coxB gene encoding cytochrome c oxidase subunit II encodes MEYAKRLISLMLGASLLSAAMPSWAVVDSPGGPAVLQMNFQPPVTQIAQQIYDLHHLMLIICLVIFLAVFGVMFYSILKHRKSLGHKSASFHESTGVEIAWTVVPFLIVIGMALPATKTVVAMKDTSNADVTIKVTGMQWKWGYDYLNGDGAGISFLSNLSTPHEQVVDSTKVKNDNYLIEVDNPMVVPVNKKVRIITTANDVIHSWGIPAFGVKQDAIPGFVRDTWFKAEKVGTYRGQCVELCGKDHAFMPIVVNVLSEADYKTWVDGKKKEMAAQADDPSKTWTIDELKQRGEKVYTANCAVCHQATGKGVPGAFPALDGDPVVNGPRAEQINVVLNGKVTGTMQMPAWKAVLSDTEIAAVITYTRNNWSNKAQENIVQPAEVLAARK; translated from the coding sequence ATGGAATATGCGAAGCGCCTTATATCGTTGATGCTCGGTGCCTCGCTCTTGTCGGCAGCTATGCCGTCATGGGCGGTGGTCGATAGTCCGGGTGGTCCAGCGGTGCTGCAGATGAACTTTCAACCACCGGTAACGCAAATTGCCCAGCAAATCTATGACCTGCATCACTTGATGCTGATCATTTGCCTGGTGATCTTCCTGGCCGTTTTCGGGGTGATGTTCTACTCCATTCTCAAGCACCGCAAATCGCTCGGCCACAAATCGGCCAGCTTCCACGAAAGCACCGGCGTCGAAATCGCCTGGACCGTGGTGCCTTTCCTGATCGTCATCGGCATGGCCCTGCCTGCCACCAAGACCGTGGTGGCGATGAAAGATACCTCCAACGCCGACGTCACGATCAAGGTCACCGGCATGCAATGGAAATGGGGTTATGACTACCTCAACGGCGATGGCGCCGGCATTTCCTTCCTGTCCAACCTGTCGACGCCGCACGAGCAAGTGGTGGATTCGACCAAGGTCAAGAACGACAACTACCTGATCGAAGTCGACAATCCGATGGTGGTCCCGGTCAACAAGAAGGTCCGCATCATCACTACCGCCAACGACGTCATCCATTCCTGGGGCATTCCGGCATTCGGCGTCAAGCAGGATGCGATTCCCGGTTTTGTGCGCGATACCTGGTTCAAGGCAGAAAAGGTCGGTACTTACCGCGGCCAGTGCGTTGAACTGTGCGGCAAGGACCACGCTTTCATGCCTATCGTGGTCAACGTGCTGAGCGAAGCCGATTACAAGACCTGGGTCGACGGCAAGAAAAAGGAAATGGCTGCGCAGGCAGACGATCCGAGCAAGACATGGACTATCGACGAGCTGAAGCAGCGCGGCGAAAAAGTCTACACCGCCAACTGCGCGGTCTGCCACCAGGCTACCGGCAAGGGCGTGCCTGGCGCGTTCCCGGCGCTGGACGGCGACCCGGTGGTCAACGGCCCGCGTGCTGAACAAATCAACGTCGTGCTGAACGGCAAAGTCACCGGCACCATGCAGATGCCAGCCTGGAAAGCCGTGCTGTCGGATACCGAAATTGCTGCGGTGATTACCTACACCCGTAACAACTGGTCCAACAAGGCTCAGGAAAATATTGTCCAACCAGCTGAAGTGCTGGCTGCGCGTAAGTAA